In the Malaya genurostris strain Urasoe2022 chromosome 1, Malgen_1.1, whole genome shotgun sequence genome, one interval contains:
- the LOC131425637 gene encoding uncharacterized protein LOC131425637: MSHAVVITRTTTTTTSTSNVILNTGYLRTTPGLLKLAQLIIGAINVGLVAWHLRRYHSVYASGNPELFFLLMAVAFLIGTFCLLVSCLVSLSTGGIISKTIYELVYHTIAFLLYLIASIILLVDVTNGRYYSNLKDAYMAASIMGIIVSALYLFSALLAQRSYRGI; encoded by the exons ATGTCGCACGCAGTCGTCATAACACGGACAACAACCACCACCACGAGTACCTCGAATGTCATTCTCAACACTGGCTATCTGAGAACGACACCCGGCCTACTGAAGCTTGCTCAATTG ATCATTGGCGCCATCAATGTGGGATTGGTCGCGTGGCATCTCCGTCGTTATCACTCCGTCTATGCCAGCGGAAATCCCGAACTTTTCTTCCTGTTGATGGCCGTGGCCTTCCTGATCGGTACGTTCTGCCTATTGGTGTCCTGTTTGGTGTCACTCAGCACcggtggaatcatttccaaaacCATCTACGAACTGGTCTACCACACCATTGCCTTCCTGCTGTATCTGATAGCGTCCATCATTCTGCTGGTTGATGTCACCAACGGAAGATACTACTCGAATCTCAAGGATGCCTACATGGCTGCTTCC ATCATGGGAATAATCGTGTCAGCACTTTATCTGTTCAGTGCCTTGTTGGCTCAGCGATCCTACCGAGGAATCTAA